Proteins from one Ricinus communis isolate WT05 ecotype wild-type chromosome 9, ASM1957865v1, whole genome shotgun sequence genomic window:
- the LOC125371157 gene encoding cyclin-D1-1-like, with protein sequence MSLSCSDCFNDLLCREDSSEIISTGDSPEYSSDLESPAGTVESIASFIEDERNFVPGFDYLSRFQSRSLDASAREDSVAWILKILLIRFRDPKRSSLDF encoded by the exons ATGTCACTGTCGTGTTCCGATTGCTTCAATGATCTTCTCTGCAGGGAAGACTCTTCCGAAATCATTTCCACCGGTGACTCACCGGAATACTCGTCGGACCTTGAATCTCCTGCCGGAACCGTAGAATCCATTGCTAGTTTCATCGAGGACGAGAGGAACTTCGTCCCTGGATTCGATTATTTGTCTCGCTTCCAATCTCGCTCTCTCGATGCATCGGCTCGAGAAGATTCTGTTGCATGGATTCTCAAA ATTCTACTTATCCGGTTTAGAGATCCTAAGCGATCTTCTTTAGACTTTTAG